The following coding sequences lie in one Arachis ipaensis cultivar K30076 chromosome B05, Araip1.1, whole genome shotgun sequence genomic window:
- the LOC107642684 gene encoding protein PHLOEM PROTEIN 2-LIKE A10-like, which produces MELQVLEKGFDYARKRKKWVFILGAVSFASYGAYRLYNAPIVARKRMKVYKLFGTLISVAEAVSESAETVGIVSGDLKDFLQTDSDQLPNSLKQISKIARSQHFADSLATVTRSVTEGVLRGYGTVNPSNADQTGSASLLTDRVLDKMLTPAGSGFASVVVGSFARNLVLGFYSGGAGLNSRNENGVSGADRSSSNGVQVPNWVDVVCGDKCAELIGNCVQIFVSTAVAVYLDKTMHINTYDDFFSGLTNPNHETKMKNMLVTVCNNAMETLIKTTHQVLRNPNPSFGEDTPSRIEALDVETSFVDESKPGSESDDENENESSWISRVSSTLAVPSNRKLVLDVTGTVTFETVRSVMEFLLQTFVESIRTCVDVVREAMLEIVRYAASKSSVIVTTCLSLCLHIIQPVALGL; this is translated from the coding sequence ATGGAGCTGCAAGTGTTGGAGAAGGGTTTTGATTATGCCCGTAAGAGAAAGAAGTGGGTTTTTATCCTGGGTGCAGTCAGCTTCGCCAGTTATGGCGCTTACAGGCTTTATAACGCGCCTATCGTAGCGCGTAAGAGGATGAAAGTCTATAAGCTTTTTGGCACGCTGATTTCTGTTGCGGAAGCCGTTTCCGAATCCGCAGAAACCGTTGGGATCGTCTCTGGAGACCTCAAGGACTTCTTGCAAACCGATTCCGACCAACTTCCCAACAGCTTGAAGCAGATTTCCAAAATAGCACGCTCTCAGCACTTTGCTGATTCTCTCGCCACCGTCACGCGCTCTGTCACTGAGGGAGTTTTGCGAGGCTATGGAACCGTAAACCCCTCCAACGCCGACCAAACCGGTTCCGCATCGCTTCTTACGGACCGGGTGCTTGACAAAATGTTAACGCCAGCTGGGTCGGGTTTTGCCTCTGTAGTTGTTGGAAGCTTTGCTAGGAACCTCGTACTTGGTTTCTATTCAGGCGGTGCAGGGTTGAATTCGAGGAATGAAAATGGTGTCTCAGGTGCTGATAGATCATCCTCCAATGGTGTCCAAGTTCCGAATTGGGTGGATGTGGTTTGTGGTGATAAGTGTGCGGAACTCATTGGAAATTGCGTTCAGATTTTTGTGAGCACAGCTGTTGCTGTTTATCTTGACAAGACCATGCATATCAACACCTATGATGATTTTTTCTCTGGGTTAACCAACCCAAACCATGAGACTAAAATGAAGAACATGCTGGTGACTGTTTGTAATAATGCCATGGAGACTCTGATCAAAACAACGCACCAGGTGTTGAGAAACCCAAATCCCAGTTTCGGAGAAGATACTCCTTCAAGAATTGAGGCATTAGATGTAGAGACATCATTTGTTGATGAATCCAAACCGGGAAGTGAGTCTGATGATGAGAATGAGAATGAGAGTAGCTGGATCAGCAGGGTCTCATCCACTTTGGCAGTTCCAAGCAATAGGAAGCTTGTTCTTGATGTCACCGGGACGGTGACATTTGAGACTGTTAGATCGGTGATGGAGTTTCTGTTACAGACATTTGTTGAATCCATCAGAACATGTGTTGATGTTGTTCGCGAGGCAATGCTTGAGATTGTAAGATATGCTGCATCCAAATCCTCCGTTATTGTGACAACATGTCTCTCGTTGTGCCTCCACATAATACAACCGGTGGCACTTGGCCTTTGA
- the LOC107641658 gene encoding phytosulfokines 3 gives MASKMSTGLFFTVLFLCYTLTYSSRMEPEATVVPHHHHEDDVEVEEDKCEGLSVGAEECLMRRTLTAHLDYIYTQNHHNRP, from the exons ATGGCGAGCAAGATGAGCACAGGGTTGTTCTTCACGGTTCTGTTCCTCTGCTACACCCTCACCTACTCCTCACGCATGGAACCTGAGGCTACAGTAGTACCGCACCATCATCATGAG GATGATGTTGAGGTAGAAGAGGACAAGTGTGAAGGCCTTAGTGTTGGTGCAGAGGAATGCTTGATGAGAAGAACACTCACCGCACATCTCGACTATATCTATACTCAGAACCATCATAACCGCCCTTGA